From Triticum urartu cultivar G1812 chromosome 2, Tu2.1, whole genome shotgun sequence, a single genomic window includes:
- the LOC125533930 gene encoding coniferyl alcohol acyltransferase-like, with protein sequence MVKETTEAHGGEVTIMSATTVAPALPLQEHRLPLSNLDLLLPPIDVGVFFCYLHPAPTAAALKEALAKVLVAYYPLAGEVMANGDGEPELLCNCRGVDFTEASAGDTELRELRLGIVDEGVDKLVPSKMAGVISVQVTKFKCGGAVVGCTFDHRVCDAYSFNMFLVAWAATSRGGSVPPAPTFRRSLVSPRDPSPRTYATNALIDRLFSPLSSASPPPPATVAATAVNRIYRIAAADVAALQVTAGPGRTKLEAFTAHLWQLCSMSGSAHQRLCCMGMVVDGRARMSPDGAMKAYFGNVLTITYGVNSIDDLRRRMALADVADDVHRWVREAATDEHFRGLIDWVEALRPKPAAARAYLGGTGGTKATACIVSSGMGFPVREINFGTGLPAFASYHFPWPAGAAYVMPMPSARDDGEWVVYVHAAPELVKVMEEEPTVFKVLENSYVFG encoded by the exons ATGGTGAAGGAAACCACCGAAGCGCACGGCGGCGAGGTGACCATCATGTCTGCGACGACGGTGGCGCCGGCGCTGCCGCTGCAGGAGCACCGCCTGCCGCTGTCTAACCTGGACCTCCTCCTGCCGCCCATCGACGTCGGCGTCTTCTTCTGCTACCTCCACCCGGCGCCCACCGCGGCCGCCCTCAAGGAGGCGCTCGCCAAGGTGCTGGTGGCGTACTACCCGCTCGCGGGAGAGGTTATGGCCAACGGTGATGGCGAGCCGGAGCTGCTGTGCAACTGCCGCGGCGTCGACTTCACCGAGGCTAGCGCCGGCGACACCGAGCTGCGGGAGCTTCGGCTGGGCATTGTGGACGAGGGCGTCGACAAGCTTGTTCCCTCCAAGATGGCCGGCGTCATATCTGTTCAG GTCACAAAGTTTAAGTGCGGCGGCGCCGTCGTCGGCTGCACTTTCGACCACCGGGTCTGCGACGCCTACTCCTTCAACATGTTCCTCGTCGCATGGGCGGCCACGTCCCGTGGTGGCTCCGTACCACCGGCGCCGACCTTCCGCCGCTCCCTAGTGTCCCCGCGCGACCCATCGCCGCGTACGTATGCCACCAACGCCCTGATCGACCGCCTTTTCTCCCCTCTTAGCTCAGCGTCGCCACCCCCTCCGGCCACCGTTGCCGCCACCGCTGTCAACCGCATCTACCGTATAGCCGCTGCCGACGTCGCGGCGCTGCAGGTCACGGCCGGGCCAGGACGCACGAAGCTTGAGGCATTCACGGCTCACCTGTGGCAACTCTGCTCTATGTCGGGCTCAGCACATCAGCGTCTGTGCTGCATGGGCATGGTCGTGGACGGGCGCGCCCGCATGTCACCGGACGGCGCCATGAAGGCCTACTTCGGTAACGTGCTGACCATAACTTACGGTGTCAACAGCATCGACGACCTTCGTCGTCGCATGGCGCTCGCCGACGTGGCGGACGACGTGCACCGGTGGGTGCGTGAGGCCGCGACGGACGAGCACTTCCGGGGCTTGATCGACTGGGTGGAGGCGCTGCGGCCCAAACCGGCCGCGGCCAGGGCGTACCTGGGCGGCACCGGCGGCACCAAGGCGACGGCGTGCATCGTGTCGTCGGGCATGGGTTTTCCGGTCCGGGAGATCAACTTTGGGACGGGCCTGCCGGCGTTCGCTTCGTACCACTTCCCGTGGCCCGCCGGCGCGGCATACGTGATGCCGATGCCGAGTGCGCGCGACGACGGGGAATGGGTGGTGTACGTGCATGCAGCGCCGGAGCTGGTGAAGGTGATGGAGGAGGAGCCGACTGTTTTCAAAGTTCTCGAGAACAGCTACGTGTTCGGATGA